A window of the Branchiibius hedensis genome harbors these coding sequences:
- the dapD gene encoding 2,3,4,5-tetrahydropyridine-2,6-dicarboxylate N-succinyltransferase: MTQRPAWGYGLITLTDEGQALDAWFPSPALEQAPADDPYAAPADLAALADEDPARGVRRVVRQVSIDLDAAPADVPDAYLRLHLLSHRLVLPNSINLDGLFGVLTNVVWTNRGPCAVEGFEATRLRMLLDGPVAVFGVDKFPRMTDYVVPAGVRIADADRVRLGAHLAPGTTVMHEGFCNFNAGTLGTSMVEGRISQGVVVGDGSDVGGGASIMGTLSGGGTERVVIGQRCLIGAEAGVGISLGDDSVVEAGLYVTAGTKVTLPDGQVVKARELSGQPGLLFIRDSTTGVVLAKSRKGTGITLNDALHAN, encoded by the coding sequence ATGACGCAGCGACCGGCGTGGGGATACGGCCTGATCACCCTGACCGATGAGGGGCAGGCGCTCGACGCGTGGTTCCCGAGCCCGGCCCTGGAGCAGGCCCCGGCGGATGACCCGTATGCGGCCCCGGCCGACCTGGCGGCGTTGGCGGACGAGGACCCTGCCCGCGGCGTACGTCGAGTGGTCCGGCAGGTGAGCATCGACCTGGACGCGGCGCCCGCGGACGTCCCGGACGCCTACTTGCGGTTGCACCTGCTGTCCCACCGGTTGGTGCTGCCGAATTCGATCAACCTGGACGGGCTCTTCGGCGTACTGACGAACGTGGTGTGGACCAACCGCGGCCCCTGCGCGGTGGAGGGGTTCGAGGCGACGCGGCTGCGGATGCTGCTGGACGGTCCGGTCGCGGTCTTCGGCGTCGACAAATTCCCGCGGATGACCGACTACGTCGTGCCCGCCGGTGTGCGGATCGCCGATGCCGACCGGGTGCGCCTGGGCGCGCACCTGGCGCCCGGCACGACGGTCATGCACGAGGGGTTCTGCAACTTCAACGCCGGCACCTTGGGCACCTCCATGGTCGAGGGCCGCATCTCCCAGGGCGTCGTCGTCGGTGACGGCTCCGACGTGGGTGGCGGCGCCTCGATCATGGGCACCCTCTCCGGCGGCGGGACCGAACGCGTCGTCATCGGGCAGCGCTGCCTGATCGGGGCCGAAGCGGGCGTCGGCATCAGCCTTGGCGACGACAGCGTGGTCGAGGCCGGGCTCTACGTCACGGCCGGCACCAAGGTCACGCTGCCCGACGGGCAGGTCGTGAAGGCCCGCGAGTTGTCCGGGCAGCCCGGTCTGCTGTTCATCCGCGACTCCACGACCGGCGTCGTGCTGGCGAAGTCCCGCAAGGGCACGGGGATCACGCTCAACGATGCCCTCCACGCCAACTGA